A stretch of Myroides oncorhynchi DNA encodes these proteins:
- a CDS encoding DUF11 domain-containing protein, with protein sequence MKQKTTFSLWKRLLLLLVLLVPLVQSLGQPRVDAKLEDYDKNVAGGLLGIGATPVVENPQNVDQFDNQYARLKASPGLAVTLGSFTSYIELKFPTMLKAKQTSYIRLQQDGKLLEGLLGGNLGEALTKLLGGVLTGNQEFDLSVAAGNTPILSGSSMTKFNTIEGIVNVVRDNSNNYYLSITPDKAYDRIKLTNRTGALLGIGVVKNLDVFHAFTYDEKGEDCGRPVFTSFDGGGINLKVLDLKDQNLGHAIDNDLTTYSLVSPGALLGVNVGGSMSQIFYFPTTSDEKATVNIKLAVGSTGVLDLNLLGGVEVLGYNGKSQVYQKSLSGGLVSDLNLLNLIKSGKTVDITVAPGKAFDRLEVRLKAPVGVDLLGSSVRIFDVERFDGITCKNPLITILDATAQPFEVASCSTKLGVFDNVDFPYNTVDGNNETYASLVANNGSLLVSSSQSGRIQMKYDNALPANKTSYIRIDAEEGMLNALLGGTLGDLIANVGGLVLGNHIFTVEAYNAAGTSVLKSSSSNHFEGTTNGAVKLVQDNIGRYYLAVTPNQTYQSIIVSNSVSSLLPTGEIRTLKVYNMCTDVGTDLCYPAQFTSYSQQGINLSLLDLGKAGVKNPYHAISGNSSNYSEISTGLIAIAGLVKQTIYFNQPSQVNDELKVRLQLDPSSTLSVQLLGNYKVVTYLGNEQKESFTLQQGLINNLNLLDLFKSGGVQTLTFDTKQVFDRVELQVGNLVNVALTPSIRLYDVKRVSSTCPETTTVSPFIKPVCATEVVSASNADDIDNIFSDNFDAYATLNSGAGILLGLGDKHSGHIELGYVKEIPANTTSYVRIDFDEKMLNALLGGSLGNVVNGLLNGLILGDHFFEVEVKNAAKVVILDCKSNVSNNAAKGAGTIRIVKDSLGRTYLAITPTVPYQSVRITDKTNSALGLLAKPNSMNVYGMCYESDTNSCAPSFATSFEYNGLALDVKDLSGGGVKNPERAIDNNTTNYSEISSGTLNIAGAVRQYIYFNSDAKAGEETLIKFKTQGGQVNVDLIGALEIKAYKGEKEVDALSSSNGLINGINVLDLLTTGQMVELPFRPKAAYDRISIGMKSLVGVNVGASIHLYDVARTCRVVNPNQALVSWKSYKVNNDATINTVKGGEVVEYTIHVRNEGSTPIADFIVKDKMPKGVKLKSQVGGVVNADEVVFTHKGSLAPGAITIFTFTVDVASDLTGLVEIKNIAYVGEAGQEAGKEVFYPSYPPVDNTNPTQPNGTKAPGTVIKVESACSLPKAIITSTVANGNVCEGTEVVLEADVIADTYQWYLDGVAITTGDPSNKLGTEKTLKTSTLGNYTVVYTKGKCVSDVSEIFTVTILEAPIITITGNTFFTVVKGEKIVWPIISVNEGTLTYADQNNVTIPNLPESLDTAGQTSFIITATNTNGCTSSEVITVTVLDNSDCPPAIQRVYADGDTSWGSIITGGVTAKENAIDNNPTTHSRLVTGLGLLGIGTTWQNINFDHVIPKGTPVTIKLGKEYSGLTLAGGLSVQGLDEKGNVIGPLKTVAGGLLDLLSADNVNEFTFVPSNIKGIPQDYKGVRISQGSLLGVAQIAKVYSVFYTKLGSVSCNAVTTDIHKNVEDVYHGVGDIGLGVASSVSGVYNPWRAVDNDPDSYATISRVLGVANQAHMTVVFKQQTMPTDELHIITEIPGNPVLSLEVIKGYKVQRYLGSKKVGPEIEGSKTNFLDLKLLGINYKNKYKFIVQAFGEPYDRVKITYTTLVSVIGDFVNIYDVNIVPKVDPGYEVGKVSKDMCLGGILELSRIDACTDYEVFKSVDAVAPIVKTGSTSFKLPNDLETVEFEEEENGVTKKVTYHVVYVQVYRNGCEAGARLPIYLDMKNCSVKSNLNITHKIK encoded by the coding sequence ATGAAACAAAAAACTACTTTTTCTCTTTGGAAGAGGTTACTACTTTTGCTCGTCCTGTTAGTGCCACTGGTGCAGTCCTTGGGACAGCCCCGTGTGGATGCTAAATTAGAAGATTATGATAAGAATGTTGCTGGTGGTTTATTAGGGATAGGAGCTACTCCTGTTGTAGAGAATCCTCAGAATGTAGATCAATTTGATAATCAATATGCTCGTTTAAAAGCTTCACCAGGTTTAGCTGTTACTTTGGGGTCTTTTACTTCATATATAGAATTAAAATTCCCTACGATGTTAAAAGCTAAACAAACTTCTTATATCCGTCTTCAACAAGATGGTAAATTATTAGAAGGATTGTTAGGTGGGAATCTTGGAGAAGCTTTAACAAAACTTCTTGGAGGTGTTTTAACAGGTAATCAAGAATTTGATTTAAGTGTAGCAGCTGGTAATACTCCAATTCTTTCAGGAAGTAGTATGACTAAATTTAATACTATAGAAGGGATTGTTAATGTGGTAAGGGATAATAGTAACAATTACTACTTGTCGATTACTCCAGATAAGGCGTACGACCGTATAAAGTTAACAAATAGAACAGGTGCCCTGTTAGGTATAGGGGTTGTTAAGAATTTAGATGTTTTCCATGCTTTTACATATGATGAAAAAGGAGAAGACTGTGGAAGACCTGTTTTTACTTCTTTTGATGGAGGAGGAATAAATCTGAAAGTATTAGATCTAAAAGATCAAAATTTAGGTCATGCTATAGATAATGATCTTACGACTTACTCACTTGTATCACCAGGAGCTTTATTAGGGGTAAATGTAGGTGGTTCAATGTCTCAGATATTCTATTTCCCTACTACATCAGATGAGAAAGCTACTGTTAATATTAAATTAGCTGTAGGGAGTACAGGAGTATTAGATTTAAATCTATTAGGTGGAGTAGAGGTATTAGGTTATAATGGTAAAAGTCAAGTATATCAAAAGTCATTATCAGGAGGGTTAGTTTCTGATTTGAATTTATTAAACTTAATTAAGTCTGGAAAAACTGTTGATATTACTGTAGCACCTGGCAAAGCATTTGATCGTTTAGAAGTCCGACTTAAAGCACCTGTAGGTGTTGATTTATTAGGAAGTTCTGTTCGAATCTTTGATGTAGAGCGTTTTGATGGTATTACTTGTAAGAATCCTTTAATTACTATTCTTGATGCAACAGCTCAACCTTTTGAAGTAGCCTCATGTTCTACTAAATTAGGAGTTTTTGATAACGTAGATTTTCCATATAATACAGTTGATGGAAATAATGAAACATATGCTTCATTAGTAGCTAATAATGGTAGTTTACTTGTTTCTTCTTCTCAAAGCGGGAGAATACAAATGAAATATGATAATGCTTTACCAGCTAATAAAACATCTTATATCCGTATTGATGCAGAAGAAGGTATGCTAAATGCATTGTTAGGTGGTACATTAGGAGATTTGATTGCTAATGTAGGTGGTTTAGTGTTAGGTAATCATATATTTACAGTAGAGGCATATAATGCTGCTGGTACTTCTGTTTTAAAAAGTTCAAGTTCAAATCACTTTGAAGGAACTACAAATGGAGCAGTTAAATTAGTACAAGATAATATTGGTAGATATTACTTAGCAGTAACTCCAAACCAGACTTATCAAAGTATTATAGTATCAAACAGTGTAAGTAGTTTATTGCCTACAGGAGAGATTCGTACACTGAAAGTGTATAATATGTGTACTGATGTAGGTACAGATTTATGTTACCCTGCTCAGTTTACTTCTTATAGTCAACAAGGAATTAATTTAAGTCTTTTAGATTTAGGAAAAGCAGGAGTTAAGAATCCTTATCATGCGATTAGTGGTAACTCATCTAATTATTCTGAAATTAGTACTGGTTTAATTGCTATAGCTGGTTTAGTAAAACAAACAATATATTTTAACCAACCTTCTCAAGTGAATGATGAATTAAAAGTAAGATTACAATTAGATCCAAGCTCTACTTTATCTGTTCAATTATTAGGAAACTATAAAGTGGTTACTTATTTAGGAAATGAACAGAAAGAATCGTTTACACTTCAACAAGGTTTAATTAATAACCTGAATCTATTAGATTTATTCAAGTCAGGAGGAGTACAAACATTGACTTTTGATACTAAACAAGTTTTTGATAGAGTAGAATTACAAGTAGGTAATTTAGTGAATGTAGCTTTAACTCCTTCTATTCGTTTATACGATGTCAAACGTGTAAGTTCTACTTGTCCTGAAACTACTACAGTATCACCATTCATAAAGCCTGTATGTGCAACAGAAGTAGTCAGTGCTTCTAATGCAGATGATATTGATAACATCTTCAGTGATAACTTTGATGCATATGCTACTTTGAATTCAGGAGCTGGTATTTTATTAGGTTTAGGTGATAAACACTCTGGTCATATCGAGTTAGGGTATGTTAAAGAAATACCTGCTAATACAACATCTTATGTACGCATTGATTTTGATGAGAAGATGTTGAATGCTTTACTAGGAGGAAGTTTAGGTAATGTAGTTAATGGGTTACTAAATGGACTTATTTTAGGAGATCACTTCTTTGAAGTTGAAGTAAAAAATGCTGCTAAAGTTGTTATTCTTGATTGTAAAAGTAACGTGAGTAATAATGCAGCTAAAGGTGCAGGTACTATTAGAATTGTAAAAGATAGTTTAGGTCGTACTTATTTAGCAATTACTCCTACTGTCCCTTACCAATCGGTACGGATTACAGATAAAACTAATAGTGCTTTAGGTCTGTTAGCTAAACCTAATAGCATGAATGTTTATGGTATGTGTTATGAAAGTGATACGAACTCTTGTGCTCCTTCATTTGCAACTTCATTCGAATATAACGGATTGGCTCTTGATGTAAAAGATTTATCAGGAGGAGGAGTTAAAAATCCTGAGCGTGCTATTGATAACAATACTACAAATTATTCTGAAATATCTTCAGGGACATTAAATATTGCTGGAGCAGTTAGACAATACATTTACTTTAATAGTGATGCAAAAGCTGGTGAAGAAACCTTGATTAAGTTTAAAACTCAAGGAGGTCAAGTAAATGTTGATTTAATAGGCGCTTTAGAGATTAAAGCTTATAAAGGAGAGAAAGAAGTAGATGCTTTGTCAAGCTCGAACGGATTAATCAATGGAATCAATGTTCTTGATTTGTTAACTACAGGTCAAATGGTAGAACTTCCTTTTAGACCAAAGGCAGCTTATGATCGTATTTCTATAGGGATGAAATCATTAGTAGGAGTAAACGTAGGAGCAAGTATACATCTTTATGATGTTGCGCGTACCTGTAGAGTAGTTAATCCTAATCAAGCATTAGTTTCTTGGAAATCATATAAAGTTAATAATGATGCTACAATCAATACTGTTAAAGGTGGAGAGGTAGTAGAATATACTATCCATGTACGTAATGAAGGGTCTACTCCGATAGCAGATTTTATTGTAAAAGATAAGATGCCTAAAGGTGTGAAGTTAAAATCACAAGTAGGCGGCGTTGTAAATGCTGATGAAGTAGTCTTTACTCATAAAGGAAGTTTAGCTCCTGGTGCTATCACTATATTCACATTTACTGTAGATGTTGCAAGTGATTTGACAGGACTAGTTGAAATTAAGAATATCGCTTATGTAGGTGAAGCAGGGCAAGAAGCAGGTAAGGAAGTATTCTATCCTTCTTACCCCCCTGTAGATAATACAAATCCTACACAACCAAACGGAACTAAAGCACCTGGTACTGTGATTAAAGTAGAGAGCGCATGTTCTTTACCAAAAGCTATTATCACATCAACTGTAGCAAATGGAAATGTTTGTGAGGGTACCGAGGTTGTGTTAGAGGCAGATGTTATAGCAGATACTTACCAATGGTATTTAGATGGCGTAGCGATTACTACAGGAGATCCAAGTAATAAATTAGGAACAGAAAAAACATTAAAAACATCAACATTAGGTAATTATACCGTAGTATACACTAAAGGTAAATGTGTGTCTGATGTATCTGAAATTTTCACTGTTACAATTTTGGAAGCTCCAATTATTACTATTACAGGAAATACATTCTTTACAGTAGTAAAAGGAGAAAAGATTGTTTGGCCAATAATTAGTGTTAATGAGGGAACATTAACGTATGCTGACCAAAATAATGTAACAATTCCAAATTTACCAGAATCTCTTGATACTGCAGGACAAACATCATTTATCATTACAGCAACAAATACTAATGGATGTACTTCATCAGAAGTAATAACAGTAACTGTATTGGATAATTCAGATTGTCCACCAGCAATTCAACGAGTATATGCAGATGGAGATACTTCTTGGGGGTCTATTATTACAGGTGGAGTTACAGCTAAAGAAAATGCTATTGATAACAATCCTACAACACATTCACGACTTGTAACAGGATTAGGATTATTAGGAATTGGTACAACTTGGCAAAATATCAATTTTGATCATGTCATTCCAAAAGGAACTCCAGTTACAATCAAATTAGGAAAAGAGTACAGTGGATTAACATTAGCAGGAGGTTTATCTGTACAAGGATTAGATGAAAAAGGAAACGTTATTGGTCCGTTGAAAACAGTAGCAGGAGGACTTTTAGATTTGCTTTCTGCGGATAATGTAAATGAATTCACTTTTGTTCCTTCTAATATAAAAGGTATTCCTCAGGATTATAAGGGAGTTCGTATTTCTCAAGGCTCTTTACTTGGTGTAGCACAGATAGCTAAAGTCTATAGTGTTTTCTATACAAAATTAGGAAGTGTTAGTTGTAATGCAGTTACAACTGATATTCATAAGAATGTAGAAGATGTTTATCATGGAGTCGGAGATATAGGTTTAGGAGTTGCAAGTAGTGTATCTGGTGTATACAACCCTTGGAGAGCTGTGGATAATGATCCTGATTCTTATGCTACTATCTCGAGAGTTTTAGGTGTAGCAAATCAAGCGCATATGACAGTGGTATTTAAACAACAAACTATGCCTACAGATGAGCTACATATTATTACTGAAATACCAGGTAATCCTGTATTGAGCTTAGAAGTGATAAAAGGTTATAAGGTACAACGCTATTTAGGAAGTAAGAAAGTAGGACCAGAAATAGAAGGAAGCAAAACTAACTTTTTAGACTTAAAGTTGTTAGGTATTAATTATAAGAACAAGTATAAGTTTATAGTTCAGGCTTTTGGAGAACCGTATGATAGAGTAAAAATAACTTACACCACATTAGTAAGTGTAATCGGTGATTTTGTAAACATTTATGATGTGAATATTGTACCTAAAGTTGATCCAGGATATGAAGTTGGTAAAGTGTCTAAAGATATGTGTCTTGGAGGAATCTTAGAGTTGTCAAGAATCGACGCTTGTACAGATTACGAAGTTTTTAAATCAGTAGATGCAGTAGCTCCTATTGTAAAAACAGGTAGTACAAGTTTTAAACTACCGAACGACTTAGAAACAGTTGAGTTTGAAGAAGAAGAAAATGGAGTAACTAAAAAAGTAACATACCATGTAGTTTATGTACAGGTTTACAGAAATGGTTGTGAAGCTGGAGCAAGGCTACCTATTTACTTAGACATGAAAAACTGTTCAGTTAAATCAAACCTGAACATCACACACAAAATCAAATAA
- the hisIE gene encoding bifunctional phosphoribosyl-AMP cyclohydrolase/phosphoribosyl-ATP diphosphatase HisIE codes for MRLDIDFNKGNGLVPVIIQDKNSMQVLMQGYMNEEAYQKTIQDGKVTFFSRTKNRLWTKGETSGHYLLVKEILTDCDRDCLLIQVEAIGATCHTGSTSCFGEIGDKGFVYTLENIISERIDNNVESSYTNQLFKRGINKVAQKVGEEAVEVVIEAKDDNDDLFKSEAADLLYHYLILLKAKGFLMSDIESVLKERHLK; via the coding sequence ATGAGACTAGATATAGATTTTAATAAAGGAAATGGATTAGTACCTGTCATTATCCAGGATAAGAATTCGATGCAAGTATTAATGCAAGGGTATATGAATGAGGAAGCTTACCAAAAAACAATACAAGATGGAAAGGTAACTTTCTTTAGCCGTACCAAGAATAGATTATGGACGAAGGGAGAAACTTCTGGTCATTACTTATTAGTAAAAGAAATTTTGACAGACTGTGATAGGGACTGCCTATTGATACAAGTAGAAGCTATAGGAGCTACTTGCCATACAGGAAGTACTTCTTGTTTTGGAGAGATTGGTGATAAAGGTTTTGTTTACACTTTAGAGAATATCATCAGTGAGCGTATTGATAACAATGTAGAATCGTCTTATACCAATCAACTATTTAAGAGAGGAATTAATAAAGTAGCTCAAAAAGTAGGAGAGGAAGCAGTGGAAGTAGTTATCGAGGCCAAAGATGATAATGATGACCTATTTAAAAGTGAAGCTGCAGATTTGTTGTATCACTATTTGATCTTGCTAAAAGCTAAAGGGTTTTTGATGAGCGATATAGAGTCTGTGTTAAAAGAAAGACATCTTAAATAA
- a CDS encoding response regulator transcription factor: MDSKKKQQYIIISTVPIMMILSYFSISSLIKIGTILTNFYLAQTATILCDLTPQILQNKIINNININQLTTTYPVSHISLHHNLANHLEISLNYFISGIFYGMAFLGFIASLIIYLIFKEKKWVSYLSIQLLVFSCFIYSDILNLLHLDITAIESFFRATIVASSLLFTGMLISTYYPFSAKRFMYKNELNIYSISSIVALVLYFSSYIYGEGHLLLLDITVIALFIMTQYISRILKRRSRYYLYVILLLSLCLLYGICFTNMEVKQSLVEYNQTMNSLKLFVIVIIIFSIINNYVLVRKTQKHNVRNRVFMFQYVLMLKNYHKLLLNEKNAQTNKPAEISSLKDHQGDLSYYLKNNYKLTEREVDVLYLIWDGLTNKEIAHKLSITISTTKYHISNIYLKLNVSSRSQVFALKDW, encoded by the coding sequence ATGGATTCGAAAAAAAAACAACAATATATCATTATAAGCACAGTGCCTATTATGATGATACTAAGCTATTTTTCTATTTCTAGCTTAATCAAAATAGGAACTATACTAACTAATTTTTATTTAGCACAAACTGCTACTATATTATGTGATCTTACACCACAAATATTGCAAAACAAAATAATTAACAATATAAATATTAATCAATTAACAACTACTTATCCAGTATCACATATATCACTACATCATAATCTTGCGAATCACTTAGAGATCTCTTTAAACTACTTCATATCAGGGATATTTTATGGTATGGCATTCTTAGGATTTATAGCCAGCTTAATAATATATCTTATTTTTAAAGAAAAGAAGTGGGTAAGCTACCTATCAATACAGTTATTAGTCTTTTCCTGCTTTATTTACAGTGATATCCTAAACCTACTTCACCTAGATATAACAGCTATAGAGAGCTTCTTTAGAGCCACTATCGTAGCTAGTTCTCTACTTTTTACTGGTATGCTAATTTCTACATACTACCCATTTAGTGCTAAGAGATTTATGTATAAAAACGAATTGAATATATACTCAATCTCTTCTATTGTAGCTTTAGTACTATACTTCTCTAGTTATATATATGGTGAAGGCCATTTATTACTATTAGATATTACAGTCATTGCATTATTTATTATGACACAGTATATCAGCCGTATTCTTAAGAGAAGAAGTAGATATTACTTATATGTAATTCTGTTACTATCACTATGCTTATTATATGGTATCTGTTTTACAAATATGGAAGTTAAACAATCTCTAGTAGAATATAACCAAACAATGAACTCTCTAAAACTATTTGTTATAGTGATTATCATTTTCAGTATCATAAACAACTATGTATTAGTACGTAAAACACAAAAACACAATGTACGCAACCGCGTCTTTATGTTTCAATATGTACTAATGCTAAAGAACTATCACAAGTTGTTATTGAATGAAAAAAATGCACAAACTAACAAACCTGCTGAAATATCTTCTTTAAAAGATCATCAAGGAGACCTATCCTATTATCTAAAGAACAACTACAAACTAACTGAACGTGAAGTAGATGTACTCTATCTTATCTGGGATGGACTTACAAATAAAGAGATAGCCCATAAACTGAGTATTACCATAAGTACCACAAAGTATCACATTAGTAATATCTATCTAAAACTAAATGTAAGCTCTCGCTCTCAGGTATTTGCTCTTAAGGATTGGTAA
- the hisH gene encoding imidazole glycerol phosphate synthase subunit HisH, which yields MIAILKYNAGNVQSVQNAIERLGYKTVVTDDLALLTTADKVIFPGVGEASSAMRYLVDKGLDKVIVSLKQPVLGICLGMQLLCHSSEEGNVAGLGVFDNEVKLFPSTDIVPHMGWNNCNMIQEETLFKGIEELDNFYFVHSYYATLSKDTIAVNNYIVPFSAALAKGNFYAVQFHPEKSGKVGELLLKNFLEL from the coding sequence ATGATTGCAATCTTAAAATACAATGCAGGTAATGTACAGTCTGTACAGAATGCTATAGAACGACTAGGCTATAAGACTGTGGTCACAGATGATTTAGCGCTACTTACTACTGCAGATAAGGTGATCTTTCCAGGAGTAGGAGAAGCTTCTTCTGCGATGAGGTATTTAGTAGATAAAGGATTGGATAAGGTTATCGTAAGTTTAAAACAACCGGTATTAGGGATTTGCTTAGGTATGCAATTACTGTGTCATTCTAGTGAAGAAGGAAATGTAGCAGGACTAGGTGTTTTTGACAATGAAGTAAAGCTCTTTCCTTCCACAGATATTGTCCCTCATATGGGATGGAATAATTGTAATATGATACAAGAAGAGACCTTGTTTAAAGGGATTGAAGAATTAGATAATTTCTACTTTGTACACAGTTATTATGCTACCTTATCTAAGGATACTATAGCTGTTAATAATTATATAGTGCCTTTTTCGGCTGCCTTAGCTAAAGGTAATTTTTATGCAGTACAGTTTCATCCTGAGAAGTCAGGTAAAGTAGGAGAACTATTATTAAAGAATTTTTTAGAATTATGA
- the hisF gene encoding imidazole glycerol phosphate synthase subunit HisF, with the protein MLKKRIIACMDIQDGEVVKGINFVDIQRAGNPITLAQRYVVEGVDELVFLDITATIENRKTLIGLVNEIASQINIPFTVGGGICTKKQAIDLVRAGADKVSVNSAAIKRPELIQEIAQALGSQCAVVAIDTKYEEGEWWVYSAGGRIKTDLKTIDWAKQVASLGAGEILLTSMNNDGTKAGFAIDITAEVAKTVNIPVIASGGAGNKQHFEEVFTQTKATGALAASIFHYGEVSIPELKQVLKMNNINVR; encoded by the coding sequence ATGCTAAAAAAGAGAATAATAGCCTGTATGGATATACAGGATGGAGAGGTAGTGAAAGGGATTAACTTCGTTGATATACAGCGAGCTGGTAATCCTATCACTTTAGCTCAACGCTATGTAGTAGAAGGAGTAGATGAGTTGGTCTTTCTGGATATTACAGCTACAATAGAGAATAGGAAGACGCTGATTGGTTTAGTCAATGAGATTGCGAGTCAGATTAATATCCCTTTTACCGTAGGTGGAGGTATTTGTACTAAAAAACAAGCGATAGATTTAGTGAGAGCAGGCGCAGATAAAGTAAGTGTAAACTCAGCCGCTATCAAGAGACCTGAGTTAATACAAGAGATTGCTCAGGCATTGGGAAGTCAGTGTGCAGTAGTGGCTATAGATACAAAGTACGAAGAGGGAGAATGGTGGGTATACAGTGCAGGAGGGCGTATCAAGACTGACTTAAAGACTATCGATTGGGCTAAGCAAGTAGCTAGTTTAGGAGCGGGTGAGATACTGTTGACTTCAATGAATAATGACGGTACTAAAGCTGGCTTTGCTATAGATATTACCGCTGAGGTTGCTAAAACGGTAAATATACCTGTGATAGCATCTGGAGGAGCTGGTAATAAACAGCACTTTGAAGAGGTATTTACACAGACTAAGGCTACAGGGGCATTAGCGGCAAGTATCTTTCACTATGGAGAAGTTAGCATACCAGAGTTAAAGCAAGTTTTAAAAATGAATAACATTAATGTAAGATGA
- the hisB gene encoding bifunctional histidinol-phosphatase/imidazoleglycerol-phosphate dehydratase HisB yields the protein MSKKVLFIDRDGTIIKEPEDFQIDSFEKLVFLPKAISSLSKIARELDYTLVLVSNQDGLGTSSFPEDTFWPVQNFILDTLAGEGVVFTDIYVDDSLDYENRPTRKPGLGMLGKYVYGEYDLANSYVLGDRQTDIQLAENLGSKVIYINEVADERAALSTIDWEDIYQFLKQEPRIGKECRKTNETTIDIEVDLDSAKDCVIETGLGFFDHMLEQVNRHGNIGLKIKVKGDLQVDEHHTIEDTAIALGTAFKRALGNKKGIERYGFLLPMDECLAQVAIDFGGRAWLMWDAEFKREKVGDMPTEMFYHFFKSFADAASCNLNIKVEGDNEHHKIESIFKAFAKAIKMAVSKTGNYNIPSTKGIL from the coding sequence GTGAGTAAGAAAGTATTATTTATAGATAGAGATGGAACTATTATTAAAGAACCTGAAGACTTTCAGATCGATAGTTTTGAGAAGTTAGTATTCTTGCCTAAGGCTATTTCTAGTTTGTCTAAGATAGCTAGAGAGTTAGATTACACTTTAGTGTTAGTTAGTAATCAGGATGGGCTAGGGACAAGCTCTTTTCCAGAAGATACTTTTTGGCCGGTGCAGAATTTTATATTGGACACACTAGCAGGAGAGGGAGTAGTATTCACAGATATTTATGTAGATGACTCTTTAGACTATGAGAATAGACCTACTCGCAAACCTGGTTTAGGGATGTTAGGGAAGTATGTGTATGGAGAGTATGATTTGGCTAATTCATATGTATTAGGTGACCGTCAGACGGATATACAACTAGCAGAAAACTTAGGAAGTAAAGTAATCTATATTAATGAGGTAGCAGATGAGCGTGCAGCACTTAGCACAATAGATTGGGAAGATATCTATCAGTTCTTAAAACAAGAACCTCGTATAGGTAAAGAATGCAGAAAGACAAATGAGACTACTATTGATATAGAGGTGGATCTAGACAGTGCTAAAGACTGTGTCATCGAGACAGGCTTAGGATTCTTTGATCATATGTTAGAACAAGTCAATAGACATGGTAATATAGGTCTAAAAATAAAGGTCAAAGGTGACTTACAGGTAGATGAGCACCATACGATAGAAGATACAGCTATAGCATTAGGTACAGCGTTTAAACGCGCATTAGGCAATAAGAAAGGAATAGAGAGATATGGCTTTTTACTACCGATGGATGAGTGTCTAGCTCAGGTAGCTATAGACTTCGGAGGGAGAGCATGGCTGATGTGGGACGCAGAGTTTAAAAGAGAGAAAGTAGGAGATATGCCAACAGAGATGTTCTATCACTTTTTTAAATCTTTTGCCGATGCAGCGAGTTGTAATCTGAATATAAAGGTAGAAGGAGATAACGAACACCACAAGATAGAATCTATCTTTAAAGCTTTTGCTAAAGCAATAAAGATGGCAGTAAGTAAAACAGGGAATTACAATATACCAAGTACTAAAGGCATACTATGA
- the hisA gene encoding 1-(5-phosphoribosyl)-5-[(5-phosphoribosylamino)methylideneamino]imidazole-4-carboxamide isomerase, whose product MRIIPAIDIIGGQCVRLSKGDYNTSKVYNTSPVDVAKQFEDAGIKYLHVVDLDGAKSSQIMNAKVLEKIAAQTNLQIDFGGGIKNDSDIITAFNSGAKQVTVGSIAATKPELFLTWLERYGSEQIILGADCKQRKIMTQGWLDSADTDVLEFIQSYEQRGVSYTIVTDIEKDGMLNGPAIELYKEIITNTEVKLIASGGLTTVAELYELKKIGCEGVIIGKAIYEGRITLKELSALC is encoded by the coding sequence ATGAGAATCATACCAGCGATAGATATAATAGGAGGACAATGTGTTCGACTATCTAAGGGGGATTACAACACCTCTAAAGTGTATAATACAAGTCCCGTAGACGTGGCTAAGCAGTTTGAAGATGCAGGAATTAAGTATCTACACGTAGTGGATCTAGATGGGGCTAAGTCAAGCCAAATAATGAATGCCAAGGTATTAGAGAAAATAGCTGCTCAGACAAACTTACAGATAGACTTCGGTGGAGGTATTAAGAATGACTCGGATATCATCACTGCTTTTAACAGTGGAGCTAAGCAAGTAACTGTAGGAAGTATAGCAGCGACTAAACCAGAGTTATTCTTAACATGGTTAGAGCGATACGGGAGTGAGCAGATTATATTAGGAGCAGACTGTAAGCAGCGCAAGATTATGACCCAAGGGTGGTTAGATTCTGCGGATACAGATGTGCTAGAGTTTATCCAATCGTATGAACAGAGAGGAGTGTCTTATACTATCGTTACTGATATAGAAAAAGATGGAATGCTAAATGGCCCTGCCATAGAGTTGTATAAGGAGATTATAACGAATACGGAGGTTAAACTGATTGCTAGTGGAGGGCTAACTACGGTAGCAGAATTATATGAGTTAAAGAAGATAGGTTGTGAAGGAGTGATAATCGGTAAGGCTATTTACGAAGGTAGAATTACCTTAAAAGAGTTGAGTGCGTTATGCTAA